A stretch of Kaistella flava (ex Peng et al. 2021) DNA encodes these proteins:
- a CDS encoding TraG family conjugative transposon ATPase, translated as MNLKKKTFDIPFIGYDYGKDNNWNFDVLIGQFGNPVIGIQIKNNVEQYSADPEAYLQFHTVLNQVVAIIGENHIVQKIDIFSKQKYTAEKSNEFLQQKYSDHFEGRMFKTIDTLLLFTEIVDQNLKKTKYNFSEKAYKILRDKCLKIFMLLSQNECDPKFLKEKDFEHYISGILSMNFAQTPSFDNIKATHEHLNIGNKFVKTISFVDIEKIELPSEIETYSYLGGNGSASETAVDNFSFINELDDYKTIVYNQIISIPHQASKQRELEKKKKKHEGVANNSPSNAIVAEEIDELLHNIAMDGQLIVDAHFSISYSTDSLEKMEETQSLIENKLFMKGIIVSQNSYNQLELFRCCIPGNAVELKSYDLFTTTSEAALCFFFKESYPVNEESNFYLRFTDRQGVPLKIDPSDLPMKTGRINNRNKFVLGPSGSGKSFLMNNIVEQYLTYNYDVIIVDTGDSYSGLCAYKGGRYIQYTEEKPITMNPFLMDKEEFNIEKIEFLTNLIFLIWQGADASMSSTQKSILDNVLMSYYHQFFNGGNNWYEEKSSEELFQYLRKYNIHEEDIHADFESEIKEHQTYYDILEIPFDATTAHVREKGRKMIQIYHPDKNLDNPDYDSSKFFQVFEAYETLNDEERRKIYDETQLILTKAKSVIKRPQNTKEWNDALRKALIKRIVELENKLAFAELSFNSFYDYCDQFLPIYLNNKKHRIDESEFKLRTFLFVLKDFYKGGRYGTTLNENADSTLFDEPFIVFEIDNVKDNPKLFPIVTLIIMDTFIQKMRLRKDRRKALIIEEAWKAIASKLMGGYILYLYKTVRKFWGEAVVVTQELDDIIGNTVVKDSIINNSDTFILLDQTKFKDNFDKIASLLSLNKVEQNKIFTINNLNNKFGRSRFKEFYLKRGSKGEVYGNEVALEQYLTYTTEKPEKIAIEYYAHQADSYDEALQLFIKDFTELQDKMENMVGLVNLYQQPLDEDILGYYQEIRNANKDQNILKIIGQEMQDRGLNLKELLHSKKHDYEKV; from the coding sequence ATGAACTTAAAGAAAAAAACTTTTGATATTCCTTTTATTGGGTATGATTACGGGAAAGATAATAACTGGAATTTTGATGTGCTCATCGGTCAGTTCGGCAATCCTGTTATCGGAATACAAATCAAAAATAATGTAGAACAATATTCTGCTGACCCTGAAGCTTATCTACAATTTCATACGGTTTTGAATCAAGTTGTTGCGATCATTGGGGAAAATCATATTGTTCAGAAGATTGACATTTTCAGTAAACAAAAATATACTGCTGAAAAATCAAATGAATTTTTACAGCAAAAATATTCCGACCATTTTGAAGGGAGGATGTTCAAAACCATCGATACCCTTTTATTGTTTACGGAGATAGTAGATCAAAATTTAAAGAAAACCAAATACAATTTTTCTGAAAAAGCGTACAAAATATTAAGAGATAAATGCCTTAAAATCTTTATGCTTCTGTCTCAAAATGAGTGCGATCCCAAATTTTTAAAGGAAAAGGATTTCGAACATTATATCAGTGGAATTTTATCAATGAATTTTGCTCAAACGCCCTCTTTTGATAATATTAAAGCCACGCATGAACATCTTAACATCGGTAACAAATTTGTTAAAACGATTAGTTTCGTAGACATAGAAAAAATCGAATTACCTTCAGAAATTGAAACCTATTCCTATTTAGGTGGTAACGGTTCCGCTTCAGAAACAGCAGTTGACAATTTTTCTTTTATCAATGAATTAGACGATTACAAAACCATCGTTTACAATCAGATTATTTCGATTCCACACCAAGCTTCAAAACAGCGTGAGTTAGAAAAAAAGAAAAAAAAGCATGAAGGTGTCGCAAATAATTCACCGTCAAATGCCATCGTTGCAGAAGAAATTGATGAACTGCTTCATAATATAGCGATGGACGGTCAACTCATCGTCGATGCCCATTTTTCTATTTCCTATTCTACAGATTCTCTTGAAAAAATGGAAGAAACTCAATCCTTAATTGAAAATAAATTGTTCATGAAAGGAATTATCGTTTCCCAAAATTCTTACAATCAACTGGAGCTTTTTAGATGTTGCATTCCCGGAAATGCAGTGGAACTGAAATCATACGATTTATTTACAACGACAAGCGAAGCTGCGCTTTGTTTTTTTTTTAAAGAAAGTTACCCCGTAAACGAAGAATCAAATTTTTACTTACGCTTCACAGATCGACAAGGCGTTCCCTTAAAAATAGACCCATCAGATTTACCCATGAAAACCGGCAGAATAAATAACAGAAATAAGTTTGTACTTGGTCCGTCCGGTTCGGGTAAATCTTTTTTGATGAACAATATCGTGGAGCAATATCTCACTTATAATTATGATGTAATTATTGTGGATACCGGCGATTCCTATTCCGGTCTTTGCGCTTACAAGGGCGGGAGATACATTCAATATACGGAGGAAAAACCAATTACAATGAATCCTTTTTTAATGGATAAAGAGGAATTTAACATCGAAAAAATTGAGTTTTTAACCAATCTTATTTTTTTGATTTGGCAAGGTGCAGATGCTTCGATGAGTTCAACTCAAAAATCTATTTTAGATAATGTGTTGATGTCTTATTATCATCAGTTTTTTAATGGTGGCAACAATTGGTACGAAGAGAAAAGTTCTGAAGAACTATTTCAATATTTACGAAAATACAACATTCACGAAGAGGATATTCATGCTGATTTTGAAAGCGAAATTAAAGAACATCAAACCTATTACGATATTCTGGAAATTCCTTTTGATGCTACCACTGCTCATGTTAGAGAAAAGGGACGGAAAATGATTCAGATTTATCATCCCGATAAAAATTTGGATAACCCGGATTACGATTCTTCTAAATTTTTTCAAGTCTTTGAAGCTTACGAAACTTTGAATGATGAAGAACGAAGAAAGATTTATGACGAAACGCAACTCATATTGACCAAAGCAAAATCGGTAATAAAAAGACCGCAGAATACGAAAGAATGGAACGATGCACTACGAAAAGCGCTCATCAAAAGAATTGTTGAGTTAGAGAATAAACTTGCGTTTGCAGAATTATCATTTAACAGTTTCTACGACTATTGTGATCAGTTCTTACCGATTTATCTCAATAATAAAAAGCACCGAATTGATGAAAGTGAATTCAAACTAAGAACATTCTTATTCGTATTAAAAGACTTTTACAAAGGTGGGCGATATGGCACAACGCTGAATGAAAATGCAGATAGTACTTTATTTGATGAGCCCTTTATTGTTTTTGAGATTGATAATGTAAAAGACAATCCGAAACTATTTCCGATCGTCACGCTGATTATTATGGACACGTTCATCCAGAAAATGCGATTGAGAAAAGACCGACGAAAAGCACTCATCATTGAAGAAGCATGGAAAGCAATTGCTTCAAAATTAATGGGAGGTTATATTCTTTATTTGTACAAAACAGTAAGGAAATTCTGGGGTGAAGCGGTCGTGGTAACTCAGGAACTCGATGATATTATCGGGAACACCGTTGTGAAAGATTCTATCATTAATAATTCCGACACTTTTATACTACTAGACCAGACTAAATTCAAAGATAATTTTGATAAAATCGCCTCTTTGCTATCACTAAACAAAGTGGAACAAAACAAGATTTTCACCATTAATAATCTGAATAATAAGTTCGGAAGAAGCCGCTTCAAGGAATTCTATTTAAAACGTGGATCGAAAGGAGAAGTCTATGGGAATGAAGTAGCCTTGGAGCAATATTTAACCTATACGACAGAAAAACCTGAGAAAATTGCCATTGAATATTACGCGCATCAAGCTGATAGTTATGATGAAGCACTGCAACTTTTTATCAAAGATTTTACTGAACTGCAGGACAAAATGGAAAATATGGTTGGTTTAGTCAATCTCTATCAACAACCTCTTGATGAAGATATTCTTGGTTATTATCAGGAAATAAGAAACGCAAACAAAGACCAAAATATTTTGAAAATAATTGGACAGGAAATGCAAGATCGTGGATTGAATTTAAAAGAACTCCTTCATTCTAAAAAGCACGATTATGAAAAAGTTTAG
- a CDS encoding DUF4133 domain-containing protein: protein MKKPLIFFGLKDKYIYFAMGSAVGGLITVAILSSLFGLFGMIIGAAIGGTGVFLIYKMQDRKGLYNKTRNEEELHIIPTKFRNVKLLPKKVNHELKEKNF, encoded by the coding sequence TTGAAAAAGCCCCTTATATTTTTCGGACTAAAAGACAAGTATATCTACTTCGCAATGGGTTCCGCCGTTGGTGGACTTATTACAGTTGCGATACTTTCTTCTTTGTTTGGATTATTCGGAATGATCATCGGCGCAGCAATAGGAGGAACTGGAGTATTTCTCATTTACAAAATGCAGGATAGGAAAGGACTATATAACAAAACAAGGAATGAAGAAGAATTGCACATTATTCCGACAAAATTCAGAAATGTAAAACTTTTACCAAAAAAAGTAAATCATGAACTTAAAGAAAAAAACTTTTGA
- a CDS encoding DUF4134 domain-containing protein, translated as MMNQEFKKHKMMKRAITVFAIVLSLTPAFAQSGGSAALGAAASTISGYITDLGLLIYAIGAIVGTVGGIRIYNKWTNGDQDINKEIVGWGGACIFLLLVPTFIAAIF; from the coding sequence ATGATGAATCAAGAATTCAAAAAACACAAAATGATGAAAAGAGCAATAACTGTTTTTGCGATTGTTCTGTCCTTAACTCCTGCATTTGCACAATCTGGTGGTAGTGCTGCTTTAGGTGCAGCAGCCTCAACTATTTCCGGTTATATCACCGATTTGGGATTGCTGATTTATGCCATTGGTGCCATCGTAGGAACGGTCGGAGGAATTAGGATTTACAACAAATGGACGAATGGAGACCAAGACATCAACAAAGAAATTGTTGGTTGGGGAGGTGCCTGTATTTTCCTTTTGTTGGTTCCAACATTTATTGCGGCAATATTCTAA